A genomic segment from Gemmatimonadetes bacterium SCN 70-22 encodes:
- a CDS encoding gamma-glutamyltransferase has product MTLGVGAALALAAPTLTAQRTQKPPLHGRHWVAVTGKPLAATAGATIFQKGGNAIDAACAMLAAVTTMWDVLSWGGETQALIYHPGLKKVIGINALGVAPTGATAEFYRSRGMNTPPEFGALAAVTPGTPGGLMTMLAEYGTLSLADVLAPAIQMADGYPIDAQTANSIENNKARLKQWKYSREVMLPHLGEAREAPAAGEIFAQKDLATTLRKLVEAERTARRQGKSRKEAIYAAYDRFYKGDIAEEIVRGVREEGGLFTREDLANWKVKIEEPLSTNYRGIDVYKLQQWTQGPALLQALNILENADLKSMGYNSTRYIHTVYQAMSLAFADRDFYYGDPSFAPDEPMPGLLSKEYAKARYGQIRWDRNDATIKPGDPYPYQGGTNPFRELLDKWSVTGAPADMPKSGQQDRVGDSLGALTFDEAFYSGTTSIQAADTSGWVISVTPSGGWIPAVIAGRTGVGLSQRAQSFVTHPGDGPFNVIAPGKRPRVTLTPSLALKEGQPYLAFSVQGGDSQDQNLLQFFLNTVEFGMTPQEAAEAANINSYQMRSSFGAHESRPGRLLLAESVPDWTRAELRRMGYTLEFERLTSGPITAIWLDRKHRTFWGAASNHGEDYGIAW; this is encoded by the coding sequence CTGACGCTCGGCGTCGGCGCCGCCCTCGCGCTCGCCGCGCCGACGCTCACCGCACAACGCACCCAGAAGCCGCCGCTGCACGGACGCCACTGGGTCGCCGTCACGGGGAAGCCGCTGGCCGCCACCGCCGGTGCCACGATCTTCCAGAAAGGAGGCAACGCCATCGACGCCGCGTGCGCCATGCTCGCCGCGGTCACCACCATGTGGGACGTCCTGAGCTGGGGGGGCGAGACCCAGGCGCTCATCTATCATCCCGGACTCAAGAAGGTCATCGGGATCAACGCGCTCGGCGTCGCTCCCACTGGCGCGACCGCCGAGTTCTATCGCTCGCGCGGCATGAACACCCCGCCCGAGTTCGGGGCGCTCGCCGCCGTCACTCCGGGAACTCCGGGCGGGTTGATGACGATGCTGGCCGAATACGGGACGCTGTCGCTGGCCGACGTCCTGGCGCCCGCCATCCAGATGGCGGATGGATACCCCATCGACGCACAGACGGCGAACTCGATCGAGAACAACAAGGCGCGCCTCAAGCAATGGAAGTATTCGCGCGAGGTCATGCTCCCCCACCTCGGCGAAGCGCGCGAGGCGCCGGCGGCCGGCGAGATCTTCGCGCAGAAGGACCTGGCGACGACGCTGCGCAAGCTCGTGGAGGCGGAGCGGACGGCGCGGCGCCAGGGGAAGAGCCGGAAGGAGGCGATCTACGCGGCATACGACCGCTTCTACAAGGGCGACATCGCCGAGGAGATCGTGCGCGGCGTCCGTGAGGAGGGCGGGCTCTTCACGCGCGAGGACCTCGCGAACTGGAAGGTGAAGATCGAGGAGCCGCTGTCGACCAACTACCGCGGCATCGACGTCTACAAGCTGCAGCAGTGGACGCAGGGGCCCGCGCTGCTGCAGGCGCTCAACATCCTCGAGAACGCCGACCTCAAGTCGATGGGCTACAACTCGACGCGCTACATCCACACGGTATACCAGGCGATGTCGCTCGCCTTCGCCGACCGCGACTTCTACTACGGCGACCCGAGCTTTGCGCCTGACGAGCCGATGCCGGGGCTCCTCTCGAAGGAATACGCGAAGGCACGCTACGGGCAGATCCGTTGGGACCGCAACGACGCCACCATCAAGCCGGGCGATCCGTACCCGTACCAGGGCGGGACGAACCCCTTCCGCGAGCTACTGGACAAGTGGAGCGTGACGGGGGCACCGGCCGACATGCCGAAGAGCGGTCAGCAGGACCGCGTCGGGGACTCGCTCGGCGCCCTCACCTTCGACGAGGCGTTCTACTCGGGGACGACGTCGATCCAGGCGGCCGACACGTCGGGGTGGGTGATCTCGGTGACGCCGAGCGGGGGGTGGATCCCGGCGGTGATCGCGGGGCGCACCGGCGTGGGGTTGAGCCAGCGCGCGCAGAGCTTCGTGACGCACCCTGGCGACGGCCCCTTCAACGTGATTGCCCCCGGGAAGCGGCCCCGCGTGACGCTGACGCCGTCGCTCGCGCTCAAGGAAGGCCAGCCGTACCTGGCCTTCAGCGTCCAGGGGGGAGACTCCCAGGACCAGAACCTCCTGCAGTTCTTCCTCAACACCGTCGAGTTCGGGATGACGCCGCAGGAGGCGGCCGAGGCGGCGAACATCAACTCGTACCAGATGCGCTCCTCGTTCGGGGCGCACGAGTCGCGCCCGGGGCGGTTGCTCCTGGCGGAGTCGGTTCCCGACTGGACGCGCGCGGAGCTGCGCCGCATGGGATACACCCTGGAGTTCGAGCGCCTCACCTCGGGACCGATCACGGCCATCTGGCTCGACCGCAAGCACCGGACGTTCTGGGGCGCGGCGTCGAACCATGGCGAGGACTACGGGATCGCGTGGTAG